The proteins below are encoded in one region of Fibrella aestuarina BUZ 2:
- the msrB gene encoding peptide-methionine (R)-S-oxide reductase MsrB, with protein MEKVIKSEDEWRRILTPEQFRVARQKGTERPFTGEYCESKEPGVYTCVCCGTELFEATTKFESGTGWPSFTDPIDPERIRLEKDYSYGMYRVEVLCNVCDAHLGHVFDDGPPPTGLRYCLNSVSLVLKQ; from the coding sequence ATGGAAAAGGTGATCAAATCCGAAGACGAGTGGCGGCGCATCCTGACGCCGGAGCAATTCAGAGTGGCCCGCCAAAAAGGGACGGAACGGCCGTTCACAGGTGAGTACTGCGAAAGCAAAGAGCCCGGCGTCTACACCTGTGTCTGCTGCGGTACTGAGCTTTTCGAAGCAACGACCAAATTTGAGTCAGGCACGGGCTGGCCAAGCTTCACGGACCCGATCGACCCGGAGCGGATTCGGCTCGAAAAAGACTACAGCTACGGCATGTATCGGGTCGAAGTGCTTTGCAACGTATGTGATGCGCACCTGGGTCATGTGTTCGACGACGGCCCGCCGCCGACGGGCTTGCGATACTGCCTCAATTCGGTATCTTTAGTATTGAAACAATAA
- a CDS encoding Gfo/Idh/MocA family protein has translation MTATRRTFIKTLSAASALAAVGGTQTVLGNTAPAYIPNLRRVSPNDKIRIATIGMGIQGNYDTMAALRNPDVELVAVADLYDGRLEHAKTAFGKDKDLFATRDYREILTRPDVDAVLIVTPDHWHDHITIAALQAGKHVYCEKPMVQHLNEGKAVIDAWKKSGKTMQVGSQRISSAAFQEAKRMVQAGEIGPINYVESNNDRFNAIGAWNYSIPTDASTATLDWDRFLGDAPKRPFDAKRFFRWRNYKDYGTGVAGDLFIHLITGVHFVTNTLGPTRIFSSGNLAYWKDGRDVPDVMTSIMDYPKTDQHDAFQMVLRVNFANAGKISNVTRIIGNEGTIEFSEENLILTKKKLPKAPGYNGYDSFFTFTPQVQEEFKKQYDVQYPPETRTAEPVKEVKFESPKNDDAHAAHFADFFKNVRAGSQGTIEDPVFGFRAAAPVLACNESYFEQKVVEWDPVTMTRKGQAAKAAPPVAKRKK, from the coding sequence ATGACCGCTACACGCAGGACATTCATCAAGACACTCTCGGCTGCTTCGGCACTAGCTGCCGTGGGGGGTACACAGACCGTATTGGGCAACACAGCGCCCGCTTACATTCCTAATTTACGACGCGTTAGCCCAAACGACAAAATCCGCATCGCCACCATCGGCATGGGCATTCAGGGTAATTACGATACTATGGCCGCGTTGCGGAATCCCGACGTGGAGCTGGTGGCCGTGGCCGACCTTTACGATGGCCGGCTCGAACACGCCAAAACGGCTTTTGGTAAAGACAAAGACCTTTTTGCAACCCGCGATTACCGCGAAATACTCACCCGCCCCGATGTTGATGCCGTGCTGATCGTGACGCCCGACCACTGGCACGACCACATCACCATTGCGGCTTTGCAGGCAGGTAAGCACGTGTACTGCGAAAAGCCGATGGTACAACACCTCAACGAAGGAAAGGCGGTCATCGATGCCTGGAAAAAATCGGGCAAGACCATGCAGGTGGGCAGTCAGCGCATCAGCAGCGCGGCGTTTCAGGAAGCAAAACGGATGGTGCAGGCGGGCGAAATCGGGCCGATCAACTACGTCGAGTCGAACAACGACCGGTTCAATGCCATCGGGGCCTGGAACTACTCCATCCCCACCGACGCCTCCACCGCCACCCTCGACTGGGACCGCTTCCTGGGCGATGCGCCTAAGCGGCCCTTCGACGCCAAACGGTTCTTCCGGTGGCGCAATTACAAAGATTACGGCACGGGCGTGGCGGGCGATCTGTTTATCCACCTCATCACAGGTGTGCATTTCGTAACCAACACGCTCGGCCCAACGCGCATCTTCTCGTCGGGGAATCTGGCTTACTGGAAAGATGGCCGCGACGTACCTGACGTGATGACGAGCATCATGGACTACCCCAAAACCGATCAGCACGACGCCTTCCAGATGGTGTTGCGGGTCAACTTCGCCAACGCCGGAAAAATCAGCAACGTAACCCGCATCATCGGTAACGAAGGGACGATCGAGTTTTCGGAGGAAAACCTCATTCTGACAAAAAAGAAACTGCCCAAAGCACCGGGTTACAACGGCTACGATAGCTTTTTCACGTTTACGCCGCAGGTGCAGGAAGAATTCAAGAAGCAGTATGATGTGCAATACCCGCCCGAAACCCGCACGGCCGAGCCGGTGAAGGAGGTCAAGTTTGAGTCGCCCAAAAACGACGACGCGCACGCGGCCCACTTTGCCGACTTCTTCAAGAACGTACGGGCCGGTAGCCAGGGCACCATCGAAGACCCGGTTTTTGGCTTCCGGGCGGCCGCGCCGGTGCTGGCCTGCAACGAAAGTTATTTCGAGCAGAAAGTGGTGGAGTGGGACCCCGTCACGATGACCAGAAAGGGGCAGGCGGCCAAGGCGGCGCCACCAGTCGCCAAACGAAAAAAATAG
- a CDS encoding triple tyrosine motif-containing protein, with amino-acid sequence MRHVLFRLSVGNRWLLLLAALHLAGPLRSQQPIASPQISHHSSSDYKAGTQNWTIRQDRQGILYIGNNEGLLTYNGRYWNTYRLPNQTVVRSIGIDAQHRIFVGGQDEIGYFFPNANGVLTYHSLLPLLAPADRSFADVWTTEVVGDDVFFRSVRQVMHFHAGKLDVYRSSNTWAFLGQAGGYVYAQDQGRGLLRFTRGRWQPLVDAASLTNISLSGLLPYGADTLLVTTLKHGLFLLHQRQFVRRPTALDPALFSERIYCAAQLAPNQYALGTTSAGVLIIDKAGRVVQAFTSPKELQNANVRGILLDQQRNLWLALDDGLDFVAINSPIRYIRPDGGRNATGYAMAIHGQHLFAGTSNGLYVCPVAQPTGDISQRQGDFREVPGTKGQVWRLDRLGNQLLMSHETGLFDVQPQQATPIYTKLGTWLVKPVSATGLLAGTYHGLRALSKNGDIVRDLGTTGDTPESLRFLLVDTVANQAWASHPNRGLFRMALIPGTTTVRSTRLYTDRDGLPSVQYNYLFRLRNRLFVGTQKGVYEYDARQDRFVPSPLLTPLLGTLTVQYLVEDQEQNIWFASQKRMGVIDFGGASSQRRPQVVFFPELTGRLIGGFEFIYPFNRTNIFISSNKGFLHLNYDHYRARVHRPTVLLSKVTTLGAKDSLVFGGYVLRRPSQSTPTLSPDRRSLRFEFASTLFDQATNVEFSYRLEGSEGNWSSWSTKSEKEYTNLPWGHYTFSVKARNNLGNESGVQRYSFYIQPAWYESYWARLCYVLLAAGGLYQLFKWQRRHHRAEQAQLTYLHQLELDRNEKEIVRLKNQQLEADMDFKNRELATMTMQLAQRGDALIKVKEVVSTMAKKQDNKDNALNFRQVLRLIRDVESKDADWGQFTLHFNTVNDAFFRTLKENHPDLTPNDLKLCAFLKMNLSSKEIAQFMNITVKAVEIGRYRLRKKLGLSPTTNLYEFLTDVAKQSATGGLR; translated from the coding sequence TTGAGACACGTTCTTTTTCGCCTGTCGGTAGGGAACCGATGGCTCTTATTACTGGCAGCGTTGCACCTGGCGGGTCCGCTACGGAGCCAGCAACCGATCGCCTCACCGCAGATCAGTCACCACAGCAGCAGCGATTACAAGGCTGGCACCCAAAACTGGACCATCCGGCAGGACCGGCAGGGAATCCTTTACATCGGTAACAATGAAGGCCTGCTCACGTACAACGGACGATACTGGAACACCTACCGGTTGCCTAACCAGACAGTGGTGCGCTCGATTGGTATCGACGCGCAGCACCGCATTTTCGTGGGTGGTCAAGACGAGATCGGCTACTTTTTCCCCAATGCCAATGGGGTGCTGACCTACCACTCCTTGTTGCCCTTGCTTGCTCCGGCCGATCGTAGTTTCGCCGACGTGTGGACCACCGAGGTCGTGGGCGATGATGTGTTTTTTCGGTCGGTGCGGCAGGTGATGCATTTCCACGCGGGCAAGCTGGATGTATACCGGTCGTCGAATACGTGGGCTTTTCTGGGGCAGGCGGGTGGGTACGTTTATGCGCAGGATCAGGGCCGGGGTTTGTTGCGCTTTACCAGGGGTCGCTGGCAACCGTTAGTCGACGCGGCTTCGCTGACGAACATCAGTCTGTCAGGATTATTGCCCTACGGCGCCGACACCCTGTTGGTCACCACGTTGAAGCATGGCCTGTTTCTGCTGCACCAGCGGCAGTTTGTTCGCCGCCCTACGGCCCTGGACCCGGCGCTGTTCTCCGAACGAATTTACTGCGCCGCTCAGCTTGCCCCCAACCAGTATGCGCTGGGCACCACGTCGGCGGGCGTACTGATTATCGACAAAGCAGGCCGCGTAGTGCAGGCGTTCACCAGCCCCAAGGAACTGCAGAACGCCAACGTGCGCGGGATTCTGCTCGATCAGCAGCGCAATCTGTGGCTGGCGCTCGATGACGGCCTCGACTTCGTGGCGATCAACAGCCCTATCCGCTATATCCGGCCGGATGGAGGCCGCAACGCGACGGGGTATGCCATGGCCATCCACGGGCAACACCTTTTCGCTGGTACGTCGAACGGGCTGTACGTCTGTCCAGTGGCGCAACCAACCGGTGATATCAGCCAACGACAGGGTGACTTTCGGGAAGTGCCAGGCACGAAAGGGCAGGTATGGCGACTTGATCGGCTTGGTAACCAACTGCTGATGAGCCACGAAACGGGCCTTTTCGATGTGCAGCCGCAACAGGCAACGCCCATCTACACCAAGCTGGGTACGTGGCTGGTGAAACCCGTATCGGCGACGGGCCTACTGGCAGGTACGTACCATGGCCTACGGGCCCTGTCAAAAAATGGCGACATCGTCCGCGACCTGGGTACTACGGGCGACACGCCCGAATCACTCCGTTTTCTGCTCGTCGACACCGTTGCGAATCAGGCCTGGGCGTCGCACCCCAACCGTGGTCTTTTCCGAATGGCGCTCATTCCGGGCACGACAACCGTTCGTTCCACCCGGCTCTATACCGATCGGGACGGGCTGCCGTCGGTGCAGTATAACTACCTATTTCGGCTGCGGAATCGCCTGTTCGTCGGTACCCAGAAAGGGGTTTACGAGTATGATGCCCGGCAGGATCGGTTTGTGCCCTCGCCTCTGCTGACGCCCCTGCTGGGTACGTTGACGGTGCAATACCTGGTCGAAGATCAGGAGCAGAACATTTGGTTTGCCAGTCAGAAGCGCATGGGTGTGATCGACTTCGGCGGCGCTTCCTCGCAGCGGCGTCCGCAGGTTGTTTTCTTCCCCGAACTGACGGGTCGGCTGATTGGCGGCTTTGAATTCATCTATCCGTTTAACCGGACCAACATTTTCATCAGCAGTAACAAAGGTTTTCTGCATCTCAACTACGACCACTACCGTGCCCGGGTGCATCGACCGACCGTGCTGCTGAGCAAGGTGACAACGTTGGGGGCCAAAGACAGTCTTGTTTTTGGGGGGTACGTCCTCCGCCGCCCCAGCCAGTCAACGCCAACTCTCTCGCCTGATAGGCGCTCCCTGCGCTTTGAGTTTGCGTCTACCTTGTTCGATCAGGCGACCAACGTCGAGTTCAGCTACCGGCTGGAAGGCAGCGAGGGCAATTGGTCGTCGTGGAGTACCAAGAGCGAGAAGGAATACACCAATTTGCCGTGGGGGCACTACACGTTTTCCGTAAAAGCGCGCAATAACCTGGGGAACGAATCGGGCGTTCAGCGGTACTCGTTCTACATTCAGCCTGCCTGGTACGAAAGTTACTGGGCCCGGCTGTGTTATGTGCTACTGGCGGCTGGCGGCCTTTACCAACTCTTCAAATGGCAACGCCGCCACCACCGGGCCGAGCAGGCGCAATTAACGTACCTGCACCAGCTTGAACTGGACCGCAACGAGAAAGAAATCGTTCGGCTAAAGAACCAGCAGCTCGAGGCCGACATGGACTTCAAAAACCGGGAGCTGGCTACCATGACCATGCAACTGGCCCAACGGGGCGACGCCCTCATCAAGGTAAAAGAGGTCGTGTCGACCATGGCCAAAAAGCAGGATAACAAAGACAACGCGCTGAACTTCCGCCAAGTCCTGCGCTTGATTCGGGACGTTGAAAGCAAAGACGCCGACTGGGGGCAGTTTACGCTGCACTTCAATACGGTGAACGATGCCTTCTTCCGAACCCTGAAGGAAAACCATCCCGATCTGACACCCAATGACCTGAAGCTGTGTGCTTTTCTGAAGATGAATCTGTCATCGAAAGAAATAGCCCAATTCATGAACATTACCGTCAAGGCCGTCGAAATTGGGCGGTATCGGCTGCGCAAGAAATTGGGCCTTTCACCCACGACCAACCTCTACGAATTTCTAACTGACGTAGCCAAGCAGAGTGCCACGGGAGGGCTTCGCTAG
- a CDS encoding SusC/RagA family TonB-linked outer membrane protein produces MRKRCTLILFQALWLLLIPTLLWAQTRQVRGTVTAQTDGSPLPGVSVLVQGSTVGTSTDPDGNFSIAVPNNEAILVFSQIGMKRQTVPVGTSTTLRISLVDDASNLDEVVVVGYGAQKKSVVTGAISSVKASDLVSMPITRVEEALQGRASGLTIAASSGQPGSGSSVRVRGVTTLNNNDPLWVIDGVVIDNGGIGYLNQSDIESIEVLKDAASQAIYGARAAAGVILVTTKKGKAGSMQISYNGFYGVSSPARKLDLLNASQYATLRNEASVNAGGKPVYTDPAALGTGTDWQSLIFNNSAKRQQHELSLSGGSERSTYYLSLGYIDQQGIVATPISNYNRLNVRLNSTHKLAKWLTFGQNLGYAHDKSVGLGNTNSEFGGPLSSAINLDPLTPAVVTDPAVAALPPYTNVGIRRDANGNPYGISQAVAQEITNPLAYIQTRLGNYGWSDNIVGNGYLEAEPIKGLRLRSTVGTKLAFWGGDSFTPLSWLNATTITSQTSFNRSNNRRIDWNLENTISYTRAINKHTVSVLLGQGAYKDNNASFTSVTFYNVPVDNFDDASLNFKRPVDQRSSDGGESAIHTVSSLFARVNYEYNEKYLVQALVRRDGSSRFGANHKYGVFPSLSLGWVLSRESFFPQTPVLNFLKLRGGYGVVGNDAIGDFAYLSTIGSGRNYTIGTSGSYIIGYSPNAPANPDLKWEQTSQTNVGIDATLFNNVNLTLEWFRKKTTDILQNPRIPGYVGAISNPAANVADIQNTGVELELGYNRRLGDFTMSVNGNVSYVKNQVTNLGNGIAYLSGGQGFQASSYPITRTAVGQPINSFFGFQTMGIFQTVEDVNGYVGSNGQKIQPNAKPGDFRWADLNGDGRITETDRTFIGNPTPTMTYGATINLAYKNFDLVIFGQGVSGNKIFQGLRRLDIQNANWQTRALGRWTGPGTSDTYPRLVNGDPNKNFLNPSDFYLEDGGYFRLKTLQIGYSLPKAIIGKIGMQRARIYLMSQNLLTITKYTGYDPEIGGGVLSIDRGIYPQARSYMLGLNVSF; encoded by the coding sequence ATGCGGAAACGTTGTACACTTATTCTTTTTCAAGCGCTGTGGCTGCTGCTCATTCCTACGTTGCTGTGGGCACAGACACGCCAGGTCCGGGGGACGGTTACGGCCCAGACAGACGGCAGCCCACTCCCAGGCGTGTCGGTACTGGTGCAGGGAAGCACCGTAGGTACGTCGACTGACCCAGACGGCAATTTCTCGATTGCGGTTCCCAACAACGAGGCTATACTAGTGTTCAGCCAGATTGGGATGAAGCGCCAGACGGTGCCCGTGGGTACCAGCACGACACTACGTATTTCGCTGGTCGATGATGCCAGCAATCTGGACGAAGTCGTCGTGGTGGGTTATGGCGCGCAGAAGAAAAGCGTGGTAACCGGTGCCATCTCCAGCGTCAAAGCCTCCGACCTCGTGTCGATGCCCATTACCCGCGTGGAAGAAGCGCTTCAGGGCCGGGCTTCCGGGCTGACCATTGCGGCCAGTTCGGGTCAGCCCGGTTCGGGTTCGTCCGTTCGGGTTCGGGGGGTAACGACGCTGAATAACAACGATCCGCTTTGGGTGATCGACGGGGTGGTGATCGACAACGGAGGAATCGGCTACCTGAATCAGTCCGACATTGAGTCGATCGAGGTGCTGAAAGATGCCGCCTCGCAGGCCATTTACGGGGCGCGGGCTGCCGCCGGGGTCATTCTGGTAACAACCAAGAAAGGCAAGGCCGGTTCGATGCAGATCAGCTACAACGGTTTCTACGGCGTTTCGTCGCCCGCCCGCAAGCTGGATCTGCTCAACGCCTCGCAGTACGCTACGCTGCGCAATGAGGCATCGGTCAATGCGGGCGGTAAGCCCGTTTACACCGATCCGGCGGCACTGGGTACCGGCACCGACTGGCAATCGCTGATCTTCAACAACAGCGCCAAACGGCAGCAGCATGAGCTGAGCCTCAGCGGCGGCAGCGAGCGCTCGACGTATTACCTCTCCTTGGGCTACATTGATCAGCAGGGCATCGTGGCAACGCCCATCTCGAACTACAACCGCCTAAACGTGCGGCTCAATTCGACGCACAAGCTGGCCAAGTGGCTGACGTTCGGGCAGAATCTGGGCTACGCGCACGACAAGTCGGTGGGGCTTGGCAACACGAACAGCGAGTTTGGCGGTCCGCTGAGTTCGGCCATCAACCTCGATCCGCTGACGCCCGCCGTCGTGACCGATCCGGCTGTCGCGGCCCTGCCACCCTACACGAACGTTGGGATCCGGCGCGATGCGAATGGGAACCCCTATGGCATTTCGCAGGCCGTAGCGCAGGAAATTACCAACCCGCTAGCCTATATCCAGACGCGCCTGGGCAACTACGGCTGGAGTGACAACATCGTGGGCAATGGCTACCTGGAAGCCGAACCGATTAAAGGATTGCGCCTGCGCTCGACGGTGGGGACCAAGCTGGCCTTCTGGGGCGGCGATAGTTTCACCCCGCTCTCGTGGCTGAACGCCACAACCATCACGTCGCAGACCTCGTTCAACCGGAGCAACAACCGCCGGATCGACTGGAACCTGGAAAACACGATTTCGTACACCCGCGCCATCAACAAACACACGGTATCGGTGCTGTTGGGGCAGGGGGCCTACAAAGACAACAACGCCAGCTTCACCAGCGTAACGTTTTACAACGTACCTGTCGACAACTTCGATGATGCGTCGCTGAATTTCAAACGGCCAGTCGATCAACGATCTTCCGATGGCGGCGAGAGCGCGATCCACACGGTTAGCTCCTTGTTTGCCCGCGTCAACTACGAGTACAACGAGAAGTATCTGGTGCAGGCACTGGTTCGGCGCGACGGCTCCTCACGATTTGGCGCCAACCACAAATACGGCGTTTTCCCCTCGCTCTCGCTGGGTTGGGTACTCTCGCGCGAATCGTTCTTCCCGCAGACGCCCGTCCTGAATTTCCTCAAACTGCGCGGTGGCTACGGCGTAGTGGGTAACGATGCCATCGGCGACTTTGCCTACCTGTCGACCATCGGCAGCGGCCGCAACTACACCATCGGCACGTCGGGCAGCTACATCATCGGCTACAGCCCCAACGCCCCCGCCAACCCGGACCTGAAATGGGAGCAGACAAGCCAGACCAACGTGGGTATCGACGCTACGCTGTTCAACAACGTAAACCTGACGCTGGAGTGGTTCCGCAAGAAGACGACCGACATTCTGCAAAATCCACGCATTCCGGGGTACGTCGGTGCCATTTCAAACCCGGCGGCCAACGTAGCCGACATTCAGAACACGGGGGTTGAACTGGAACTAGGCTACAACCGCCGCCTCGGCGACTTCACGATGTCGGTAAACGGCAACGTCTCCTACGTGAAAAACCAGGTAACGAACCTGGGCAACGGCATCGCCTACCTCTCGGGCGGGCAGGGCTTCCAGGCCAGCAGCTACCCCATCACCCGCACGGCGGTGGGGCAGCCGATCAACTCGTTTTTCGGTTTCCAGACGATGGGGATCTTCCAGACGGTTGAAGACGTGAATGGGTACGTGGGTAGCAATGGTCAGAAGATTCAGCCCAACGCCAAACCCGGCGATTTCCGCTGGGCCGATCTCAACGGCGATGGCCGCATTACGGAAACCGACCGCACGTTTATCGGGAACCCAACGCCGACCATGACGTACGGGGCAACCATCAACCTGGCCTACAAAAATTTCGACCTGGTGATTTTCGGGCAGGGAGTATCGGGCAACAAAATTTTCCAGGGTCTGCGCCGACTCGACATTCAGAACGCCAACTGGCAGACCAGAGCGCTGGGCCGCTGGACCGGTCCGGGTACGTCGGATACGTACCCCCGCCTTGTCAACGGTGATCCGAACAAGAACTTCCTGAACCCATCGGATTTCTACCTCGAAGACGGCGGCTACTTCCGCCTGAAAACCCTGCAGATCGGCTATTCGCTGCCCAAAGCGATCATCGGCAAAATCGGTATGCAGCGCGCACGGATTTACCTAATGAGCCAGAACCTGCTGACGATCACCAAGTATACGGGTTACGACCCCGAAATCGGCGGCGGCGTGCTGAGCATCGACCGGGGTATCTACCCACAGGCACGATCGTACATGCTGGGCCTGAATGTATCGTTCTAA
- a CDS encoding RagB/SusD family nutrient uptake outer membrane protein: MKNRYKIPALLLVMGLLGGSCTTEFLEVRPKGTDLEANYYRNQQEAFNGLVAVYDVVGWQSSGYITKIGALNAASDDHFAGGGGPSDINAFQVISNYTLTPDTGPQGDLWRKGFSGIFRANTILQKLPGVPMDATLKARYTAEAKFLRAYFYFDLVRLFKNVPLFTSPVDAADMYNVLQAPPAEVYKQIEKDLTEALTTLPATVAVATEGGRATQGAAHALLGKVYLQQEKFAPAAQELAQVNGTPGGTNQYGYKLLPNFADLWKVSNKFNSESIFEISFTNTSAGDWGCVACTEGNVLNILTGPRGYRPQKAGAPDYVSGWSFLVVTPDLYNAIKNDPRSRATVANLDSLERNGIATYEKGYMNTGYFLEKTAARQVNRPTGAGAPELNYAQNMYDMRLADTYLLEAEALIRGGGDLTRAAALINAVRDRAYGDKNHHVTATMDNLMTERRLELAGEGHRWLDLVRWGKAASVLGSRGFVAGKHEILPIPLLEMENTKIQQSKEWGGTL; encoded by the coding sequence ATGAAAAATCGATATAAAATTCCCGCCCTGTTGCTCGTTATGGGCCTGCTGGGCGGCTCGTGCACCACCGAGTTTCTGGAAGTGCGGCCCAAAGGGACCGACCTGGAAGCCAACTATTACCGCAATCAGCAGGAAGCCTTCAACGGGCTGGTGGCTGTCTACGACGTGGTTGGCTGGCAGAGCAGTGGCTACATTACCAAGATCGGGGCGCTGAATGCGGCTTCCGACGACCATTTTGCCGGGGGCGGCGGCCCGAGCGACATCAACGCCTTTCAGGTGATCAGCAACTACACGCTGACGCCCGACACGGGGCCGCAGGGTGATCTGTGGCGGAAAGGGTTCTCGGGCATTTTCCGGGCCAACACTATTCTGCAAAAACTGCCCGGTGTACCCATGGACGCTACCCTGAAGGCTCGTTACACGGCCGAAGCCAAGTTTCTGCGCGCCTATTTCTACTTCGATCTGGTTCGTCTGTTCAAGAACGTACCGCTGTTCACCAGCCCGGTCGATGCGGCCGACATGTATAATGTGTTGCAGGCGCCCCCGGCGGAGGTGTACAAGCAAATTGAAAAAGACCTGACCGAGGCACTGACGACGCTGCCCGCAACCGTGGCCGTAGCCACTGAGGGCGGTCGGGCTACCCAGGGTGCTGCCCACGCGCTTTTGGGCAAAGTGTATCTGCAACAGGAGAAGTTTGCCCCCGCCGCTCAGGAACTGGCGCAGGTCAACGGCACACCCGGCGGTACCAACCAGTACGGCTACAAACTACTGCCCAACTTCGCCGATCTGTGGAAAGTATCGAACAAGTTTAACAGCGAGTCGATCTTCGAGATTTCGTTCACCAACACGTCGGCGGGCGACTGGGGTTGCGTAGCCTGTACGGAAGGAAACGTACTGAACATCCTGACGGGGCCGCGGGGTTACCGGCCGCAAAAAGCAGGTGCCCCCGATTACGTGTCGGGCTGGAGCTTCCTGGTTGTGACGCCCGACCTGTACAATGCCATCAAAAATGACCCGCGCAGCCGGGCTACGGTGGCCAACCTCGACAGCCTGGAGCGGAACGGTATTGCTACGTACGAGAAGGGTTACATGAACACGGGCTATTTTCTGGAGAAAACCGCCGCTCGCCAGGTCAACCGTCCCACGGGCGCTGGCGCACCGGAGCTGAACTACGCCCAGAATATGTACGACATGCGCCTGGCCGACACGTACCTGCTGGAAGCCGAAGCCCTGATCCGGGGTGGTGGCGACCTGACCCGGGCCGCCGCGCTGATCAACGCCGTTCGTGACCGGGCGTATGGCGACAAGAACCACCACGTGACAGCCACCATGGACAATCTGATGACCGAACGCCGGCTTGAACTGGCCGGTGAGGGGCATCGCTGGCTCGACCTGGTCCGCTGGGGTAAGGCTGCATCGGTGCTGGGTTCACGGGGCTTCGTCGCCGGTAAGCACGAAATCCTGCCCATTCCCCTGCTGGAGATGGAAAACACGAAAATCCAGCAAAGCAAAGAATGGGGCGGTACGCTCTGA
- a CDS encoding glycoside hydrolase family 16 protein: MLRFFQPYLPGLLLLSVLGCSGQTASVKPNPLVTTGPTDLGWTFENTPVWADEFDYQGLPDPQKWGYDLGGSGWGNNELEYYTDSPDNARVADGKLTITARQEQQGNRDYTSARLVSRGKGDFLYGRFEIRAKLPVGKGTWPAIWMLPTDWAYGGWPNSGEIDIMEHVGYDPNVVHISTHTLAYYFKINTQKTATKRVETATTDYHRYRVDWTPYAIRGYIDDQHVFDFVNEGKGYAVWPFDKKFHLLLNLAVGGDWGGAQGVDAAAFPTAMDVDYVRVYRLIEK; the protein is encoded by the coding sequence ATGCTACGCTTCTTCCAACCTTACCTTCCGGGTCTGTTGCTGCTCAGCGTGCTGGGCTGCTCCGGGCAAACGGCTTCCGTCAAGCCCAACCCCCTCGTCACGACCGGGCCAACCGATCTGGGCTGGACCTTTGAGAACACGCCGGTCTGGGCAGACGAATTTGATTACCAGGGCCTCCCCGATCCCCAAAAATGGGGGTACGACCTGGGCGGTAGCGGCTGGGGCAACAATGAACTGGAATACTACACCGACAGCCCCGATAACGCCCGTGTAGCCGACGGCAAGCTGACCATCACGGCCCGGCAGGAACAGCAGGGCAACCGCGACTACACTTCGGCACGGCTCGTCAGCCGGGGGAAGGGCGATTTTCTCTACGGGCGGTTCGAGATTCGGGCGAAGCTGCCCGTCGGCAAAGGGACCTGGCCGGCCATCTGGATGCTACCCACCGACTGGGCTTACGGAGGCTGGCCCAACTCGGGCGAGATCGATATCATGGAGCACGTCGGCTACGACCCGAACGTCGTGCATATCTCGACCCACACGCTCGCTTACTACTTTAAAATTAACACGCAGAAGACCGCTACGAAACGGGTAGAAACGGCCACGACCGACTACCACCGCTACCGCGTCGACTGGACGCCCTACGCCATCCGGGGCTACATCGACGATCAGCATGTGTTTGACTTTGTGAATGAGGGTAAGGGCTACGCGGTGTGGCCCTTCGACAAGAAGTTCCACCTGCTGCTGAATCTGGCCGTGGGTGGCGACTGGGGCGGGGCGCAGGGCGTTGATGCCGCGGCCTTCCCAACGGCGATGGACGTCGATTACGTCCGTGTGTACAGGCTCATTGAAAAATAA